The proteins below come from a single Balaenoptera musculus isolate JJ_BM4_2016_0621 chromosome 1, mBalMus1.pri.v3, whole genome shotgun sequence genomic window:
- the LOC118890951 gene encoding dnaJ homolog subfamily B member 6-like, with the protein MVNYYKVLGMPQNASSSDIKKAYHQLALWVHPDKNPENREAAEEKFNQVAEAYAVLSGAEKHNNYDKSRRNCIKRENRGDGGNKDYLKGELWFEKPHCGFQNVFEDKEPFSGDSFPSGRVGRARRFHSSFFYVTPILDTGFSTFVSLGSGPNSPSSATFVPFVSSGMGNFNLVTTCSQIVNGKEVVIKKVLENVRRKTEVGKERLFHRIPPRHW; encoded by the coding sequence ATGGTGAATTACTACAAAGTACTGGGGATGCCACAAAATGCTTCCTCCTCTGATATTAAGAAGGCTTATCACCAGTTAGCTCTTTGGGTCCACCCAGACAAGAACCCAGAAAACCGGGAGGCAGCTGAGGAGAAGTTCAATCAAGTAGCAGAGGCCTATGCAGTCTTGTCTGGTGCCGAGAAACACAACAACTATGACAAGTCCAGAAGGAATTGCATCAAAAGGGAAAACAGAGGAGATGGTGGGAACAAGGACTACTTGAAGGGGGAACTGTGGTTCGAGAAGCCACACTGTGGCTTTCAAAATGTCTTTGAAGATAAAGAGCCCTTCTCAGGAGACTCTTTTCCCAGTGGCCGTGTGGGTAGGGCCAGGAGGTTCCACTCCTCCTTCTTTTATGTGACCCCCATACTGGACACAGGATTTTCCACTTTTGTATCCCTGGGCTCTGGACCAAATTCCCCTTCCTCTGCGACATTTGTACCTTTTGTAAGCAGTGGAATGGGAAACTTCAACCTGGTCACCACTTGTAGCCAGATAGTGAATGGCAAGGAAGTCGTTATAaagaaagttctagaaaatgTGAGGCGGAAGACTGAAGTGGGAAAAGAACGCCTGTTTCATCGGATTCCTCCACGCCACTGGTAA